One Halobacterium sp. DL1 DNA window includes the following coding sequences:
- a CDS encoding cysteine synthase, with product MKDSILDAIGSPLVRVPAPEGATIAAKLEGFNPGGSAKDRPAREMVLAAEQEGLVQPGDRLVEATSGNTGIGLAVVAAARGYDLTIVMPESMSEERKQLLRAYGADLELVDGGMTTANERADQLAAANGGFRVSQFENPANPRAHYRTTAEEILEQVEGREIDAFVAGVGTGGTITGTATRLREEFPDMDVVAVEPEGNAVISTGKAGSDDYQGMGPGFVSDITDLDLIDHVETVALPDAEAAVRRLAREQGILVGQSSGAAYLSAKRVAERIAEPELNCPEVSFDAEDLADADIDEDALADGGDPYDDCPLVVTVFPDSGERYLSAGVFD from the coding sequence ATGAAGGACAGCATTCTGGACGCCATCGGGTCGCCACTCGTGCGGGTACCGGCGCCCGAGGGCGCGACCATCGCGGCCAAACTGGAGGGGTTCAACCCCGGCGGCTCCGCGAAGGACCGCCCGGCCCGCGAGATGGTGCTGGCCGCGGAGCAAGAGGGGCTCGTACAGCCCGGAGACCGCCTCGTGGAGGCCACCAGCGGGAACACCGGCATCGGCCTCGCCGTCGTCGCGGCCGCGCGCGGCTACGACCTCACCATCGTGATGCCCGAGTCGATGTCCGAGGAGCGCAAGCAGCTACTGCGGGCGTACGGCGCGGACCTCGAACTCGTCGACGGCGGCATGACGACCGCCAACGAACGCGCCGACCAGCTCGCCGCAGCGAACGGTGGCTTCCGCGTCTCCCAGTTCGAGAACCCCGCGAACCCCCGGGCGCACTACCGGACGACCGCCGAGGAGATACTCGAGCAGGTCGAGGGCCGCGAAATCGACGCGTTCGTCGCGGGCGTCGGCACCGGCGGGACGATAACCGGGACGGCAACGCGCCTCCGCGAGGAGTTCCCCGACATGGATGTCGTCGCCGTCGAACCGGAAGGCAACGCCGTAATCTCGACGGGGAAGGCCGGGAGCGACGACTACCAGGGAATGGGGCCAGGGTTCGTCAGCGACATCACCGACCTCGACCTCATCGACCACGTCGAGACCGTGGCGCTCCCGGACGCCGAGGCCGCAGTCCGGAGACTCGCCCGCGAACAGGGCATCCTCGTCGGACAGTCCAGCGGGGCCGCGTACCTAAGCGCGAAGCGCGTCGCCGAGCGGATCGCCGAACCGGAACTCAACTGCCCGGAGGTGAGCTTCGACGCCGAGGACCTCGCGGACGCCGACATCGACGAGGACGCGCTCGCGGACGGCGGTGATCCGTACGACGACTGCCCGCTCGTCGTCACTGTCTTCCCTGACTCCGGGGAGCGGTACCTCTCCGCGGGCGTCTTCGACTAG
- a CDS encoding S-adenosylmethionine synthetase (catalyzes the formation of S-adenosylmethionine from methionine and ATP) encodes MTERNIQVQSLDRGAVEDETVEIVERKGLGHPDSICDGIAEHVCESLARAYLDRVGEVLHFNTDETQLVAGRAAPAFGGGEVIEPIYILVVGRATSHYVDDDGTEYDIPVESIALDAARDYLRENLPNLDLETDVIVDVKLGEGSGDLQEVFVEDGPDVPMANDTSFGVGHAPLTETERVVYETERSLNGAYGEDNPAVGEDVKVMGKREGDHIDLTVAAALVDTYVPNMEAYEAEIEAVREHVEELAGEYTDRDVTVHVNTADDYDSGSIYLTTTGTSAEQGDDGSVGRGNRANGLITPNRSMSMEATSGKNPVNHIGKIYNLLSTQIAESVVAEVEGIRDLRVRLLSQIGRPIDQPHVADVHVVTEAGVTIPDVEPEIRDIVDEELAGVTDITQRVIDGELDTF; translated from the coding sequence ATGACCGAGCGGAACATCCAGGTCCAGTCTCTCGACCGCGGAGCGGTCGAAGACGAAACCGTCGAAATCGTCGAACGAAAGGGGCTCGGACACCCCGACTCCATCTGCGACGGCATCGCTGAGCACGTCTGTGAGTCCCTCGCCCGAGCGTATCTCGACCGCGTCGGCGAAGTCCTCCACTTCAACACGGACGAGACCCAGCTCGTCGCCGGCCGGGCCGCGCCCGCGTTCGGCGGCGGCGAGGTCATCGAACCGATCTACATCCTCGTCGTCGGCCGCGCCACCAGCCACTACGTCGACGACGACGGCACCGAGTACGACATCCCGGTCGAGAGCATCGCGCTGGACGCTGCCCGCGACTACCTCCGCGAGAACCTCCCGAACCTCGACCTCGAGACCGACGTCATCGTCGACGTGAAACTCGGCGAGGGCTCCGGGGACCTCCAGGAGGTCTTCGTCGAGGACGGTCCCGACGTCCCGATGGCCAACGACACCTCCTTCGGCGTCGGCCACGCACCCCTCACGGAGACCGAGCGCGTCGTCTACGAGACGGAGCGCTCGCTCAACGGAGCGTACGGCGAGGACAACCCCGCGGTCGGCGAGGACGTCAAGGTCATGGGGAAACGCGAGGGCGACCACATCGACCTCACCGTCGCCGCCGCGCTCGTCGACACCTACGTCCCCAACATGGAGGCCTACGAGGCCGAAATCGAGGCCGTCCGCGAGCACGTCGAAGAACTCGCTGGCGAATACACCGACCGCGACGTCACTGTCCACGTCAACACCGCCGACGACTACGACTCGGGGTCGATCTACCTCACCACCACCGGCACGAGCGCCGAGCAGGGCGACGACGGCTCCGTCGGACGCGGCAACCGCGCGAACGGCCTCATCACGCCCAACCGTTCGATGAGCATGGAGGCCACGTCCGGGAAGAACCCGGTCAACCACATCGGGAAGATATACAACCTGCTCTCCACCCAGATCGCCGAGAGCGTCGTCGCGGAGGTCGAGGGTATCCGCGACCTCCGCGTCCGACTGCTCTCCCAGATCGGCCGCCCCATCGACCAGCCCCACGTCGCCGACGTCCACGTCGTTACCGAGGCTGGCGTCACCATCCCCGACGTCGAACCCGAGATTCGGGACATCGTCGACGAGGAACTAGCCGGCGTCACCGACATCACCCAGCGCGTCATCGACGGCGAACTGGACACCTTCTGA
- a CDS encoding peptidylprolyl isomerase codes for MSDEPEAETADESDAEQGGFQEGDFVELSYTAYTVDSEELVDTTDEETAEEEGVDTEERDFSPRTIVIGEGHIFDEVEDDLIGKEVGDSGNVVVEQAFGEYDDEQVRTVSAQKIPEDDRYPGAHVEIDGQQGHIEAIIGGRARVDFNHPLAGEDVEYDYEIVGEVEDRVEKAKGLMRMYFDVDLEMQIETDEVEEEVENDDGETETETVEKETLYIEQSQQLQFNQQWMMGKQQVLNEFIEMLDLDRVIVQEIIDGQPAGMPGMMGGMGGMGGGEDLGEIEDALEDADVDADEIVDELEAEGDEE; via the coding sequence ATGAGCGACGAACCCGAGGCCGAGACGGCCGATGAATCCGACGCTGAACAGGGCGGCTTCCAGGAAGGCGACTTCGTGGAACTCTCCTACACCGCCTACACGGTCGACAGCGAGGAACTCGTCGACACCACCGACGAGGAGACCGCCGAGGAGGAAGGCGTCGACACGGAGGAGCGAGACTTCTCCCCGCGCACCATCGTCATCGGCGAGGGCCACATCTTCGACGAGGTCGAGGACGACCTGATCGGCAAGGAGGTCGGCGACTCCGGGAACGTCGTCGTCGAGCAGGCGTTCGGCGAGTACGACGACGAACAGGTCCGCACCGTCAGCGCCCAGAAGATCCCCGAGGACGACCGCTACCCCGGCGCCCACGTCGAGATCGACGGTCAGCAGGGCCACATCGAGGCCATCATCGGCGGCCGCGCTCGCGTCGACTTCAATCACCCGCTGGCCGGCGAGGACGTCGAGTACGACTACGAGATCGTTGGCGAGGTCGAGGACCGCGTCGAGAAGGCCAAGGGCCTGATGCGGATGTACTTCGACGTCGACCTCGAGATGCAGATCGAGACCGACGAGGTCGAGGAGGAGGTCGAGAACGACGACGGCGAGACCGAGACGGAGACCGTCGAGAAGGAGACGCTGTACATCGAGCAGTCCCAGCAGCTCCAGTTCAACCAGCAGTGGATGATGGGCAAGCAGCAGGTGCTCAACGAGTTCATCGAGATGCTGGACCTCGACCGCGTCATCGTCCAGGAGATCATCGACGGCCAGCCCGCGGGCATGCCCGGCATGATGGGCGGCATGGGCGGGATGGGCGGCGGCGAGGACCTCGGTGAGATCGAGGACGCCCTCGAGGACGCCGACGTCGACGCCGACGAGATCGTCGACGAACTCGAAGCTGAAGGCGACGAGGAGTAA
- a CDS encoding membrane protein, with product MSSPFIFDGLRPLVRIVVVGVSMYIALVAFLRVSGSRTLSTMSAFDFIITVAIGSVFGRALTARRVTLVEAVAAFALLISLQYVVTRLKVRWPSLGRVVTNPPVLLYFRGEFLRDAMRRERVTRSELETAARKNDFSTLAEVEAIVIESSGEFSVIESVGDETVFGEELDEDLELHER from the coding sequence ATGAGCAGCCCCTTCATCTTCGACGGACTGCGGCCACTCGTCCGCATCGTCGTCGTCGGCGTATCGATGTACATCGCGCTCGTGGCGTTCCTCCGCGTCTCGGGGAGCCGGACGCTGTCGACGATGAGTGCGTTCGACTTCATCATCACCGTCGCAATCGGTTCCGTCTTCGGTCGCGCCCTCACGGCCAGACGAGTGACGCTCGTGGAGGCCGTCGCGGCGTTCGCGCTGCTCATCTCGTTGCAGTACGTCGTCACCAGGCTGAAGGTCCGCTGGCCGTCTCTCGGACGGGTGGTGACGAACCCTCCCGTCTTGCTCTACTTCCGCGGGGAGTTCCTCCGGGACGCGATGCGACGCGAGCGCGTCACCAGGTCGGAACTCGAGACCGCGGCACGGAAGAACGACTTCAGCACGCTCGCCGAGGTGGAGGCCATCGTCATCGAGTCGAGCGGGGAGTTCTCCGTCATCGAATCGGTCGGCGACGAGACGGTGTTCGGTGAGGAACTCGACGAGGACCTGGAGTTACACGAGCGGTGA
- a CDS encoding tRNA sulfurtransferase: MLPPGADSVVVRHGDVGVKSSQVQADMETTLRENLAAMLEARGIPGTVEREWGRLLVRTSDPDAAATAAADTFGVVSASPAVSVAPEMDAITEALANAAREQYDGGAFAVDARRAGEHAFDSHDVNREGGDAVWQSVEDEFDPEVDLDDPDLTFSVEVRQEEAFVFLETRDGPGGMPLGTQKPLVALFSGGIDSPVAAWEAMKRGSPVVPLYLDLGRFGGPDHRARAEETARRLAEFAPGEDLRLRVAPAGDAVEELAGRTGRTRMLSYRRFMYRVAEHVAESVGAVGIVTGEAMGQKSSQTAANFAVVDGATDLPIHRPLFSLDKQEIIARARDIGTYRDSTLDVGCNRLAPSQPLTAAPAESVRKDEPDELFEWARDVADAVEQTREVEA; the protein is encoded by the coding sequence ATGCTACCACCCGGAGCGGACTCCGTGGTCGTCCGACACGGCGACGTGGGGGTGAAGTCGAGCCAGGTGCAGGCGGACATGGAGACGACGCTCCGGGAGAACCTCGCGGCGATGCTGGAGGCCAGGGGGATTCCTGGGACAGTCGAGCGAGAGTGGGGGCGACTGCTCGTTCGGACGTCCGACCCCGACGCAGCAGCGACTGCCGCGGCGGACACGTTCGGTGTCGTGTCAGCCAGTCCCGCCGTCTCCGTCGCGCCCGAGATGGACGCCATCACTGAGGCGCTCGCCAACGCCGCCCGCGAACAGTACGACGGCGGCGCGTTCGCGGTGGACGCGCGCCGCGCTGGTGAGCACGCGTTCGACAGCCACGACGTCAACCGTGAGGGCGGCGACGCCGTCTGGCAGTCCGTCGAAGACGAGTTCGACCCAGAGGTGGACCTCGACGACCCGGACCTGACGTTCTCCGTCGAAGTCCGCCAGGAGGAGGCGTTCGTCTTCCTCGAGACCCGCGACGGTCCGGGTGGGATGCCGCTGGGCACCCAGAAGCCGCTGGTCGCGCTGTTCTCCGGCGGTATCGACTCGCCGGTCGCCGCCTGGGAGGCGATGAAACGCGGGTCACCCGTCGTTCCGCTCTACCTCGACCTGGGCCGCTTCGGCGGCCCCGACCACCGTGCCCGTGCCGAGGAGACCGCGCGGAGACTCGCCGAGTTCGCACCGGGAGAGGACCTCCGCTTGCGCGTCGCTCCGGCCGGCGACGCCGTGGAGGAGCTCGCCGGACGAACCGGCCGCACGCGGATGCTCTCCTACCGGCGGTTCATGTACCGGGTCGCCGAGCACGTCGCCGAAAGCGTCGGCGCTGTGGGCATCGTCACCGGCGAAGCGATGGGCCAGAAGTCGAGCCAGACCGCCGCGAACTTCGCCGTGGTCGACGGCGCGACGGACCTCCCGATTCACCGCCCGCTGTTCTCGCTCGACAAACAGGAGATCATCGCCCGGGCCCGCGACATCGGCACCTACCGCGACTCGACGCTCGACGTGGGCTGTAACCGGCTCGCGCCGAGCCAGCCGCTGACAGCGGCGCCCGCCGAGAGCGTCCGGAAGGACGAACCCGACGAACTGTTCGAGTGGGCGCGGGACGTAGCCGATGCCGTCGAACAGACCAGAGAGGTGGAGGCGTGA
- a CDS encoding adenylate cyclase, translating to MYEVEVKVPADLDAVRERLADAGAGRVATVAQADTYFDAPHREFAETDEALRVRRVATADPQFERDRPLPKLVDAVLDGEEHASGESRVTYKGPLVEAQSKTREEFETGVDDGDVMRELLARLGFEPAATVRKLREKHELDGFTVLLDAVEDVGEYVEVETEVDGEAAVEAAREDAYELLRSLGLDPGDQVRTSYLGLQLEDA from the coding sequence ATGTACGAAGTCGAAGTGAAGGTGCCCGCCGACCTCGATGCGGTGCGCGAACGACTCGCGGACGCAGGAGCGGGCCGGGTTGCGACCGTCGCCCAGGCGGACACGTACTTCGACGCGCCACACCGGGAGTTCGCGGAGACCGACGAGGCGCTCCGCGTGCGACGCGTGGCGACAGCGGACCCCCAGTTCGAACGCGACCGTCCGCTCCCGAAACTCGTCGACGCCGTCCTCGACGGCGAGGAGCATGCGAGTGGGGAGTCCCGCGTGACCTACAAGGGACCGCTCGTGGAGGCCCAGTCGAAGACCCGAGAGGAGTTCGAGACCGGCGTCGACGACGGCGACGTGATGCGCGAGCTCCTCGCGCGTCTCGGCTTCGAACCCGCCGCGACCGTCCGGAAACTCCGCGAGAAACACGAACTAGACGGGTTCACGGTCCTGCTCGACGCGGTCGAGGACGTCGGCGAGTACGTCGAAGTCGAGACCGAAGTCGACGGCGAGGCGGCGGTCGAGGCGGCCCGCGAAGACGCCTACGAACTGCTCCGATCGCTCGGTCTCGACCCCGGCGACCAGGTCCGGACGTCCTATCTCGGACTTCAACTCGAAGATGCGTAG
- a CDS encoding phosphoribosylamine--glycine ligase: MTERVLLVGGGGREHAIADALAPDCDLYACASNRNPGVDRLAEEFRALDPSDPDAVVEYAEDVEATLVVVGPEGPLDAGVVDALEDAGIYAFGPKQAEARIETDKTFQREFMAEADVPGQAGFETFTDAEAAADYVENVEGDVAVKPAGLTGGKGVRVTGDQVTKAEAADYVRTAGHDEWVIEERLVGEEITVQALIANGEFRATPVAHDHGRAYEDDEGPNTGGMGSIAGPEKLLPFVTEAEYEAALETIDAVVEGLPDYRGVLYGQFMLTPEGPKVVEFNARFGDPEAMNTLPAMETPLLDVLTAARDGNPLPELTFAEVATVCKYAVPEGYPTNPEGGVRLTIDESSVGDARLFYASVDAREDGVYTTTSRSFAVVGSGETLAEANAQAEAALTDLPDGVRVRHDIGSEELLQRRIDHLAELRGE, encoded by the coding sequence ATGACCGAACGCGTCCTGCTCGTCGGTGGCGGCGGCCGCGAGCACGCCATCGCCGACGCGCTGGCCCCCGACTGCGACCTGTACGCCTGCGCGAGCAACCGGAACCCCGGTGTCGACCGCCTCGCCGAGGAGTTCCGCGCGCTCGACCCGAGCGACCCCGACGCAGTAGTAGAGTACGCAGAGGACGTCGAGGCGACACTCGTCGTTGTCGGCCCGGAAGGACCGCTCGACGCGGGCGTCGTTGACGCGCTCGAAGACGCCGGCATCTACGCCTTCGGCCCGAAGCAGGCCGAGGCGCGCATCGAGACGGACAAGACGTTCCAGCGGGAGTTCATGGCCGAGGCGGACGTCCCCGGACAGGCTGGCTTCGAGACGTTCACCGACGCCGAGGCGGCCGCCGACTACGTCGAGAACGTCGAGGGTGACGTCGCCGTCAAGCCCGCCGGCCTCACCGGCGGCAAGGGCGTCCGCGTCACCGGCGACCAGGTGACGAAGGCCGAGGCCGCCGACTACGTCCGGACCGCGGGCCACGACGAGTGGGTCATCGAGGAGCGACTCGTCGGCGAGGAGATCACCGTCCAGGCGCTCATCGCGAACGGCGAGTTCCGCGCGACGCCGGTCGCCCACGACCACGGCCGCGCCTACGAGGACGACGAGGGGCCGAACACCGGCGGCATGGGGAGTATCGCCGGCCCGGAGAAACTGCTCCCGTTCGTCACCGAAGCGGAGTACGAGGCGGCCCTCGAGACCATCGACGCCGTTGTCGAGGGGCTCCCGGACTATCGCGGCGTCCTCTACGGCCAGTTCATGCTCACCCCCGAGGGCCCGAAGGTCGTCGAGTTCAACGCGCGCTTCGGCGACCCCGAGGCGATGAACACGCTGCCCGCGATGGAGACGCCGCTGCTCGACGTGCTGACCGCGGCGCGGGACGGCAACCCGCTCCCCGAACTGACGTTCGCCGAGGTCGCGACCGTCTGCAAGTACGCCGTCCCAGAGGGCTACCCCACGAACCCCGAGGGTGGCGTTCGCCTCACCATCGACGAGTCGTCGGTCGGCGACGCCCGGCTGTTCTACGCGAGCGTCGACGCCCGCGAGGACGGCGTCTACACCACCACCTCGCGTTCGTTCGCGGTCGTTGGCTCCGGCGAGACGCTCGCGGAAGCGAACGCCCAGGCCGAGGCGGCGCTCACGGACCTCCCCGATGGCGTCCGCGTCCGCCACGACATCGGGAGCGAGGAACTGCTCCAGCGCCGCATCGACCACCTGGCCGAACTGCGCGGCGAGTAG
- a CDS encoding membrane protein has product MSLVYLVVGIAVLVVTIVDILWTTLWVDGGSGPLSSRLTSWLWRGLRQFGSERSRVLSLAGPIILTTTLVVWVAAIWGGWTLVFGSSGASLTNARSGTPVTWIDRIYFVAYTMFTMGNGDFYPADGGFQIAASLTTASGMLFVTMGVSYVLSVLGAVSDKRSFASSVTGLGERSETVVETGWDGEDFEGIHPPLNSLAAGLDTLATQHKAYPILHYYHSEEAKHASTMAVVIFDEALTVLRFGVTEDDRPNHALVENARSATENYLETLNEAFIDPADETPDPPDLDRVRSADVPTVSDDEFEDAVDDLEERRRQLLALVRSDAWHWPPIEQ; this is encoded by the coding sequence ATGAGTCTCGTCTACCTCGTCGTCGGAATCGCAGTTCTCGTCGTCACTATCGTCGACATCCTCTGGACGACGCTGTGGGTCGACGGCGGCTCCGGCCCGCTGTCCTCCCGGTTGACGTCGTGGCTCTGGCGTGGCCTCCGACAGTTCGGGAGCGAGCGCTCGCGGGTACTCAGCCTGGCGGGCCCAATCATCTTGACAACGACGCTCGTCGTCTGGGTCGCCGCCATCTGGGGCGGCTGGACGCTGGTGTTCGGCAGCAGCGGGGCCTCGCTCACGAACGCGCGGAGCGGCACGCCGGTCACGTGGATCGACCGCATCTACTTCGTCGCCTACACCATGTTCACGATGGGGAACGGCGATTTCTACCCGGCGGACGGCGGCTTCCAGATCGCTGCCTCGCTGACGACCGCCAGCGGGATGCTGTTCGTCACGATGGGCGTCTCCTACGTCCTCTCGGTGCTGGGCGCCGTCTCGGACAAGCGGTCGTTCGCCAGCAGCGTCACGGGGCTCGGGGAACGCAGCGAGACCGTGGTCGAGACGGGGTGGGACGGGGAGGACTTCGAGGGGATACACCCGCCGTTGAACTCCCTGGCCGCCGGACTCGACACGCTCGCCACCCAGCACAAGGCCTACCCGATACTCCACTACTACCACAGCGAGGAGGCCAAACACGCCTCCACGATGGCTGTCGTCATCTTCGACGAGGCGCTGACCGTCCTCAGGTTCGGCGTCACCGAGGACGACCGCCCGAACCACGCGCTCGTCGAGAACGCGCGGAGCGCCACCGAGAACTACCTCGAGACGCTCAACGAGGCGTTCATCGATCCGGCCGACGAGACGCCCGACCCGCCGGACCTCGACCGCGTCCGGTCTGCGGACGTCCCGACGGTGTCCGACGACGAGTTCGAGGACGCGGTCGACGACCTCGAGGAACGGCGACGGCAACTGCTCGCGCTCGTGCGCAGCGACGCGTGGCACTGGCCCCCAATCGAACAATGA
- a CDS encoding thioredoxin, which yields MTLNTMEPNPTWGADAYPEVVEAFSALEDDAVVRVWGADWCGDCRSQLPDFAAALEAAGVENVEEYPVERVDGEKVGPKVEAYDVTLIPTIVIERDGEEVARFIEEEPVSPEVYLAEQLSD from the coding sequence ATGACGCTGAACACGATGGAGCCGAACCCGACGTGGGGGGCCGACGCCTACCCGGAGGTCGTCGAGGCGTTCTCGGCCCTCGAGGACGACGCAGTCGTGCGGGTGTGGGGCGCGGACTGGTGTGGCGACTGCCGCTCACAGCTACCGGACTTCGCCGCGGCGCTCGAGGCGGCGGGCGTCGAGAACGTCGAAGAGTACCCCGTCGAACGCGTTGACGGGGAGAAGGTCGGCCCGAAGGTGGAGGCGTACGACGTCACGCTCATCCCGACCATCGTGATCGAGCGAGACGGGGAGGAGGTCGCCCGGTTCATCGAAGAGGAGCCCGTCAGTCCCGAAGTGTACCTCGCGGAGCAGCTCAGCGACTGA
- a CDS encoding histidinol phosphatase, with amino-acid sequence MFDVDLHAHTRFFHQWAGEPTRYDPLGANLLALASRWRGLDGVALTNHDYYTDVGAISTTPLFIPGIEISTTEGHAIVVGPDPPSRTPPGELTPQAVVDLAHGADCAAIIPHPYRHGSIHESGADFDAVEISGKHPRNADQIHELGKDLGLPVVAGSDAHFPLEAGRAYTRIDADTLTPESVVDAIRDGRVEPRVRTGPTQRLLRRAYRQVHRYKRRSVTRSREVQQ; translated from the coding sequence ATGTTCGACGTAGACCTGCACGCCCACACCCGGTTCTTCCACCAGTGGGCAGGTGAGCCGACGCGCTACGACCCGCTCGGGGCGAACCTGCTGGCACTGGCGAGTCGGTGGCGCGGACTGGACGGCGTCGCGCTCACGAACCACGACTACTACACGGACGTCGGCGCCATCTCGACGACGCCGCTGTTCATTCCGGGCATCGAAATCTCGACGACGGAGGGCCACGCAATCGTCGTGGGACCCGACCCGCCGTCCCGGACGCCGCCCGGCGAACTCACGCCCCAGGCGGTCGTCGACCTGGCTCACGGTGCGGACTGCGCCGCCATCATCCCCCACCCCTACCGGCACGGCAGCATCCACGAGAGCGGCGCCGACTTCGACGCGGTCGAGATCAGCGGCAAACACCCGCGGAACGCCGACCAGATACACGAACTCGGGAAGGACCTCGGGCTCCCCGTTGTCGCGGGCAGCGACGCTCACTTCCCGTTAGAGGCCGGGCGCGCCTACACCCGCATCGACGCGGACACGCTGACTCCCGAGTCCGTCGTCGACGCCATCCGTGACGGCCGGGTCGAACCCAGAGTGCGTACCGGGCCGACCCAGCGACTGCTCCGGAGGGCGTATCGACAGGTCCACCGGTACAAGCGGCGCTCCGTGACGCGCTCTCGGGAAGTCCAGCAGTAA
- a CDS encoding glutamate--cysteine ligase, translating to MTVNTGIELELWVVDQNGCLCEGRQIADEHERIKPEFIGPLLEVQTEPRASETELRQDLQETLRTAIRAARASDKRLVPLGTPLTEADEPCYTERGKLFEEIYGDGVRSAKNCAGTHVHFEREETVRQLNLLTALDPALALTSSSPYYCGERGRSSSRAHAYRKECGNEFTQFCDLWAYTDSVEEWERRVDSSYEAFKSLAADRGVSPARVDEEFDPEDTVLNPVRLRRCQPTVEWRAPDAALPSEVVRLATDVGRLVEQTEEKAVEVGRPGVSDDRISVPPFDELYDLSRVAINFGLGPSPVQNYLQRLGFDCSAYRPLSPRIDGGETLSEEEACRMRLEQAHRFEADVAKLTAPQPAVSDPIEEA from the coding sequence ATGACAGTAAACACGGGGATCGAGCTAGAACTCTGGGTCGTCGACCAGAACGGCTGTTTGTGTGAGGGTCGGCAGATCGCCGACGAACACGAGCGGATCAAGCCCGAATTCATCGGGCCGCTCCTCGAAGTGCAGACGGAACCCCGCGCCTCGGAGACCGAACTCCGCCAGGACCTCCAGGAGACGCTCCGGACGGCCATCCGGGCCGCACGCGCCAGCGACAAGCGACTAGTTCCGCTGGGAACGCCGCTCACGGAGGCGGACGAACCGTGCTACACCGAACGTGGGAAGCTGTTCGAGGAGATATACGGCGACGGCGTCAGGAGCGCGAAGAACTGCGCCGGCACCCACGTCCACTTCGAGCGCGAGGAGACGGTCCGGCAGCTCAACCTGCTGACCGCGCTCGACCCGGCGCTCGCTCTGACGAGTTCCTCGCCGTACTACTGCGGCGAGCGCGGCCGGTCGTCGTCGAGGGCCCACGCCTACCGCAAGGAGTGCGGTAACGAGTTCACGCAGTTCTGTGACCTCTGGGCGTACACCGACTCCGTCGAGGAGTGGGAACGACGCGTGGACTCCTCGTACGAGGCGTTCAAGTCTCTCGCCGCGGACCGCGGCGTCTCGCCCGCGAGGGTCGACGAAGAGTTCGACCCCGAGGACACAGTGTTGAACCCCGTGCGACTCCGGCGCTGCCAGCCGACGGTCGAGTGGCGGGCGCCCGACGCCGCCCTCCCCTCGGAGGTCGTCAGGCTCGCCACCGACGTCGGCCGACTCGTCGAACAGACCGAGGAGAAGGCCGTCGAGGTCGGGCGCCCGGGCGTCTCGGACGACCGAATCTCCGTCCCGCCGTTCGACGAACTGTACGACCTCAGCCGGGTAGCCATCAACTTCGGGCTCGGACCGTCGCCCGTCCAGAACTACCTCCAGCGACTGGGGTTCGACTGTTCGGCCTACCGACCGCTGTCGCCGCGCATCGACGGCGGGGAGACGTTGAGCGAGGAAGAGGCCTGCCGGATGCGCCTCGAACAGGCCCACCGATTCGAGGCCGACGTGGCGAAACTCACGGCCCCGCAGCCCGCGGTCTCCGACCCCATCGAGGAAGCCTGA